The following coding sequences are from one Musa acuminata AAA Group cultivar baxijiao chromosome BXJ2-4, Cavendish_Baxijiao_AAA, whole genome shotgun sequence window:
- the LOC135610088 gene encoding cytidine deaminase 1-like, translating to MPCPPPSPLFTSQLAGKTKDTNQFLSCICTFLSVCVRVISIRFLIGEREEMEKPARSTVGKFVIEAEEAQAMAKESGVAAVRELLPLLVPAAQRLARPPISNYRVGAVGLGASGRIFLGVNLEFPGLPLHHSVHAEQFLMANANAHGEPSIGCVAVSSVPCGHCRQFLQEIRGAAEIQILVTSDEDPAFRPLASLLPHPFGPPDLLHKDAPLLLEPHDNDFGALDATGVAVGGGGLCNGIGGGGLERRLREAAEGAARSSHAPYSGCAAGFAVADGGGRVYSGSYVESAAYNPSLGPAQAAMVACLAAGGGGEGEGGGWGIVAAALVEKETAAVSHEGTARIFLEAVAPGAHLKVYRFRPSTAV from the coding sequence ATGCCCTGCCCTCCTCCCTCGCCTCTTTTTACCTCCCAGCTTGCAGGAAAAACCAAAGATACCAATCAGTTCCTTTCCTGCATCTGTACATTTCTCTCTGTCTGTGTTCGTGTGATTTCCATCCGATTCCTGATCGGCGAGCGAGAGGAGATGGAGAAGCCAGCGAGATCGACGGTTGGAAAGTTCGTGATCGAAGCGGAGGAGGCGCAGGCGATGGCTAAGGAGTCGGGCGTCGCCGCCGTGAGGGAGCTCCTCCCCCTCCTGGTCCCCGCAGCCCAGCGGCTGGCGCGGCCGCCCATCTCCAACTACCGCGTGGGGGCCGTCGGACTGGGGGCCAGCGGTCGGATCTTCCTCGGGGTGAACCTCGAGTTCCCCGGCCTGCCGCTACACCACTCCGTCCACGCGGAGCAGTTCCTGATGGCCAACGCCAACGCCCACGGTGAGCCCAGCATCGGCTGCGTCGCCGTCTCCTCCGTCCCCTGCGGCCACTGCCGCCAGTTCCTCCAGGAGATCCGCGGCGCGGCGGAGATCCAGATCCTCGTCACCTCCGATGAGGATCCCGCCTTCCGTCCCCTCGCCTCCCTCCTCCCCCACCCGTTCGGGCCCCCGGACCTCCTCCACAAGGACGCCCCCCTCCTCCTAGAGCCGCACGACAACGATTTCGGCGCCCTTGATGCCACGGGCGTTGCCGTCGGCGGTGGGGGATTGTGCAATGGCATCGGGGGAGGCGGGCTGGAGCGTCGGCTAAGGGAGGCAGCGGAGGGGGCAGCGAGGTCGTCGCACGCGCCGTACAGCGGGTGTGCCGCGGGCTTCGCTGTGGCGGACGGCGGGGGGAGGGTGTACTCGGGGTCCTACGTAGAGTCGGCGGCGTACAACCCGAGCCTGGGACCGGCGCAGGCGGCGATGGTGGCGTGCCTGGCGGCGGGCGGCGGAGGCGAGGGCGAGGGCGGCGGGTGGGGGATCGTGGCGGCCGCGCTGGTGGAGAAAGAGACTGCAGCGGTGTCCCACGAGGGGACGGCGAGGATCTTCCTGGAGGCGGTGGCGCCGGGCGCCCATCTGAAGGTTTACCGCTTTCGCCCGTCCACCGCGGTCTAG